The Streptomyces sp. NBC_01463 DNA window GAGCTGGAACAGCGCGTCGTAGACCGCCGGGTTGTCCGCGGCGAATTCGAGGTACGCACGGGCGAGCGCGGCGACCCGCGCGCGGGGGCCGTCCGCGGCGGCGGTCGCGGCACGCACCGCCACGGCCATCTCGGCGGCACCCTCCAGGGCGACAGCGCCGATGATCTCGCGTTTGCCGCGGAAGTGGCTGTAGAGGACGGGCTGGCTGTATTCGATGCGCTCGGCGAGCCGGCGGGTGGTGACCGAGTCCCAGCCCTGCTGCTCGGCGAGTTCACGGGCCGTCGCCACGATGAGGCGCTCGCGTTCCGCCCGTTCACGCTGCTTGCGTTCCTGTACCGACATGATTCGATCCTAGCATCGCTAGACAATCGAGCGGCAGTAGTACTAGCGTTGCCTCATCACCTAGCAACGCTAGAAAACAGGGAGAAGTCATCATGCTCAACGCACTCGAGGTGTTCACCACTGTGGTCGTCGGC harbors:
- a CDS encoding TetR/AcrR family transcriptional regulator, with amino-acid sequence MSVQERKQRERAERERLIVATARELAEQQGWDSVTTRRLAERIEYSQPVLYSHFRGKREIIGAVALEGAAEMAVAVRAATAAADGPRARVAALARAYLEFAADNPAVYDALFQLDGGLAYAREDTPEPLKDAFAALLETLGEVAGEGADPGVFTEMFWASLHGLATLTRAGRLLPEPAAQRVELLVDRLARYPAEA